CTGATGCAGGACTTGTTCCAGCAGTTTGCCCAGCAGGGAAAAACCCTGATTGTCTGCAGCCACGAATGGGGCGATGCCCTGCAGCGCTACGATCGCCTGATTCTGCTCAACCGCCGGATCATCTGCCACGACATTCCCGAGCGGGCGCTCACGCCCCAGAACCTGCAACAAACCTTTGGCATGCGGCGAGCGGATCACCCTCCCGATCGACAATGGGGCTTTGCTTGCTAGGCGATCGTGATTGTTGACAGTCTGACTGCGCCGCTGGCCTACGACTTCTTCCGGCGGGCATTACTGATGGGCTTGATCGCGGGCGTGATTGGGCCGGTGGTCGGCAGCTATTTGATCGTGCAGCGCCTTGGCTTTTTGGCGAATGTCATCTCCCATGCGGTGCTACCGGGCTTGGTGATTGCCCAGGCGATCGGCATTGACATCAGCATCGGTGCCTTCTTGTCGGGACTGCTCAGCTCGGGCTTACTGACTTGGATTCAAAGTCAGGCCGTTGTCAAACCCGATGCCGCCATGAATGCGATTTTGGCAAGCTTCTTTGCGCTGGGGATGCTGTTGATTCCCGTGCTGGGCAGTCGCTTGAATCTTGAGGGCTTTCTGTTTGGCGACATTCTTAGCGTCAGTCCAACCGATCTGTGGCGAAGTGGCAGTATTGCGGTCGGTGTGTTGCTGGCGATCGTGCTTTGCTATCGTCCCCTGCTCTATTACTCCTTCGATCC
The sequence above is a segment of the Synechococcus elongatus PCC 11801 genome. Coding sequences within it:
- a CDS encoding metal ABC transporter permease; protein product: MIVDSLTAPLAYDFFRRALLMGLIAGVIGPVVGSYLIVQRLGFLANVISHAVLPGLVIAQAIGIDISIGAFLSGLLSSGLLTWIQSQAVVKPDAAMNAILASFFALGMLLIPVLGSRLNLEGFLFGDILSVSPTDLWRSGSIAVGVLLAIVLCYRPLLYYSFDPVGAAAIGLPVRWLEFGMVTAMSLTIIAGMQAVGVILIIALISCPALAAYLLVRELHWMLVVSGVIGVASACLGLYGSYYLNLPSGPAIALISFLAFLAAFLFSPSRGLWMRSRAKSKLR